A region from the Brassica napus cultivar Da-Ae chromosome C8, Da-Ae, whole genome shotgun sequence genome encodes:
- the LOC125591599 gene encoding uncharacterized protein LOC125591599, with protein sequence MILSKWAPLEEKKEDEEEVKIVPMWVTMKNVPSTMFSWKGLGFIASSVGKPVRLHPETELCSNFDEAKVFVNANMTKPLPNAYRFRSKSGINANIEFTYPWVPTKCSLCAKWGHNEKECLKKKEEVREKDVGNGKENVVPTQSANMEETMSVPEKSTKGKDTEEFDATVEVSVTDSSDLVGDDAVEQPSEVEEIREEIGEAAESGAEVRENWLNVSPGKVGRSAEKKQDLETVISPSRFQLLADAEEEEDHITTHEPEGDPIRVCTKDDIEEGEILISDGGKTEHTSREGKVGKPIRSARVEKRVNSQTAATTKDSKPSGTSKKRFSKKH encoded by the coding sequence ATGATTCTATCAAAGTGGGCGCCATTGGAAGAGAAAAAGGAGGACGAGGAAGAGGTTAAGATTGTACCTATGTGGGTTACAATGAAGAATGTACCGTCTACTATGTTTTCATGGAAGGGACTAGGTTTCATTGCTAGCTCAGTTGGGAAACCTGTGAGGCTGCATCCCGAGACGGAGCTTTGTTCGAATTTCGACGAGGCTAAGGTCTTTGTAAATGCAAACATGACAAAGCCACTTCCTAATGCGTACCGTTttcgatcgaagtctggtataAATGCGAACATTGAATTCACTTACCCATGGGTACCTACGAAATGCTCTCTTTGTGCTAAATGGGGTCACAATGAGAAGGAAtgtttgaaaaagaaagaagaagtaaGGGAGAAGGATGTGGGGAATGGAAAAGAGAATGTTGTCCCTACACAAAGTGCTAATATGGAAGAGACAATGTCAGTGCCAGAAAAGTCAACGAAAGGAAAAGATACTGAAGAGTTTGACGCGACTGTGGAAGTATCTGTAACTGATTCTTCAGATCTTGTGGGTGATGACGCAGTTGAGCAGCCCAGTGAAGTTGAAGAGATCAGAGAGGAAATAGGGGAAGCTGCTGAAAGCGGAGCAGAAGTAAGGGAGAACTGGTTAAATGTCTCTCCGGGGAAAGTAGGAAGATCAGCTGAAAAGAAGCAGGATTTGGAAACAGTTATCTCTCCGTCCAGATTTCAACTACTAGCTGAcgcagaggaagaggaagaccaTATCACCACTCATGAGCCTGAGGGTGATCCAATCAGAGTTTGCACCAAGGACGATATCGAAGAAGGTGAGATTTTGATTTCTGATGGTGGAAAAACAGAGCATACAAGTCGGGAGGGAAAGGTTGGAAAACCGATCCGATCAGCGAGGGTTGAGAAACGAGTAAACTCTCAGACTGCTGCTACCACAAAGGACTCCAAACCTAGTGGTACCAGCAAAAAACGTTTCTccaaaaaacattaa
- the LOC125591096 gene encoding uncharacterized protein LOC125591096, which yields MSGFFWNVRGLNKSIKHSVIKKWLEEKQFDFGCLIETRVKEERVPEMVGTMFKNWSILTNYEHHRLGRIWIVWRNNVRLTPFYKSSQLIRCSIKLEAMQEEFFCSFVYASNLDEGRKELWRDLCDHHNSPIIGTKPWMILGDFNETLDVSEHSNFDSSPLITSGMRRFQDTVNHCSLTDMAYHGPLFTWNNKRGADLISKKLDRVLVNEVWNQDYPQAYSVFDAGGCSDHLRCRIQINTPALSSRRKPFKFVNAVTTLAEFLPMVKDFWANTEPIFLSTSSLHRFSKKLKNLKPQIRGLAKDRMGNLVKKSREAHEDLCKKQELNLCSPSSQHMEAENEAFTRWEFVAGLEESFLKQRSKLHWLNIGDQNNKTYHSAIAAREAVNGIREIRCRDGTLVNDENGIKEEAESFFREFL from the coding sequence atgtcGGGCTTCTTTTGGAATGTTCGCGGCTTAAACAAATCAATTAAACATTCCGTAATAAAGAAGTGGTTGGAGGAGAAGCAGTTTGATTTTGGCTGTTTGATTGAAACTCGTGTGAAGGAAGAAAGAGTTCCAGAAATGGTGGGAACTATGTTTAAAAATTGGTCGATCCTAACAAACTATGAGCATCATAGGTTGGGTAGGATCTGGATAGTCTGGAGAAACAATGTGAGACTCACTCCTTTCTATAAGAGTAGTCAGCTGATCAGATGTTCCATTAAGTTGGAAGCGATGCAAGAGGAGTTTTTTTGCTCCTTCGTCTACGCATCAAATCTGGATGAAGGCAGAAAAGAATTATGGAGAGATCTCTGTGATCACCACAACTCTCCGATAATTGGTACAAAGCCTTGGATGATACTAGGTGATTTTAATGAAACTTTGGACGTGTCCGAGCACTCGAATTTTGATAGCTCGCCGTTAATAACCTCTGGAATGAGAAGGTTCCAAGACACTGTAAATCATTGTTCCTTGACTGATATGGCTTATCATGGCCCTCTTTTCACTTGGAACAATAAGAGGGGAGCTGATCTTATATCAAAGAAGCTGGATAGGGTCCTTGTTAATGAGGTTTGGAATCAGGACTATCCTCAGGCCTACTCAGTCTTCGACGCTGGAGGCTGTTCGGATCACTTACGCTGCCGTATTCAAATTAACACGCCAGCACTTTCTTCAAGAAGGAAGCCGTTTAAGTTTGTTAACGCAGTTACCACACTTGCGGAGTTTCTACCCATGGTGAAAGATTTTTGGGCAAATACAGAACCTATTTTCCTCTCAACGTCCTCCCTTCATAGATTCTCAAAGAagcttaaaaatttaaaaccacagaTAAGGGGTTTGGCGAAAGACAGGATGGGAAATCTGGTTAAAAAATCTCGAGAGGCTCATGAAGATCTCTGCAAAAAACAGGAATTAAATCTCTGTTCTCCATCTTCTCAACATATGGAGGCTGAGAATGAAGCTTTTACGAGATGGGAATTTGTAGCGGGTCTTGAAGAGAGTTTCCTCAAGCAACGATCGAAGCTGCACTGGCTGAACATTGGTgatcaaaacaataaaacataTCATAGTGCTATCGCTGCTCGAGAGGCGGTAAATGGAATCAGAGAAATACGGTGTCGAGATGGAACTCTGGTAAATGATGAGAATGGAATAAAGGAGGAAGCTGAGAGTTTCTTTCGAGAATTTCTCTAG